The following proteins are co-located in the Naumovozyma dairenensis CBS 421 chromosome 9, complete genome genome:
- the NDAI0I01350 gene encoding uncharacterized protein (similar to Saccharomyces cerevisiae ISW1 (YBR245C); ancestral locus Anc_6.161): MTTTPAMSNSNYLITDPKRKKEQFDIESTVKRFKHLLSLSGLFKHFIENKAQKDEKFAKVLTILNNDDDSKKKNSQKKRRKTEREEDAELLKEEEIETTEDTNDEVGFQFRESPTYIHGELRPYQIQGLNWLVSLHTNGIAGILADEMGLGKTLQTIAFLGYLRYMENINGPFLVIAPKSTLNNWLREINKWTPDVKAFVLQGDKQERADIIKDKLLTCDFDIVVASYEITIREKAALKKMNWQYIVIDEAHRIKNEESLLSQVLREFTSRNRLLITGTPLQNNLHELWALLNFLLPDIFSDSQDFDDWFSSETSEEDQDKVVKQLHTVLQPFLLRRIKSDVETSLLPKKELNLYVGMSSMQKKWYKQILEKDLDAVNGSNPNKESKTRLLNIVMQLRKCCNHPYLFDGAEPGPPYTTDEHLVYNSAKLKVLDKLLKKMKEEGSRVLIFSQMSRVLDILEDYCFFRGYKYCRIDGSTDHEDRIKSIDDYNSPDSDKFIFLLTTRAGGLGINLTSADVVVLYDSDWNPQADLQAMDRAHRIGQKKQVKVFRFVTNNSVEEKILERATQKLRLDQLVIQQKKTLKKENRKEAKDALLSMIQHGAADIFMSASTASSSPTPSATTSQSEPDAVEDVDLQSILTMSEDKTKSLNAKYETLGLDDLQKFNQESAYEWDGQNFKKQTQKGIIDPTWIQPTKRERKENYSIDNYYRDVLTTKKAVTPLQPRMPKPKVFYSHQLHSPLLNELYEKDRMWIAKKTKYVPTLDDVKVTYGEDLTNAEMKDKLKLLKESIDKAQPLTEEEEKSKQELEAKGFSNWNKTEFRKFITLSGKYGRNSIQAIATELAQTKSVQDVRDYAKAFWANLDSIEDSDKYVKLIEADEEKLKKLKLQQEALRLKVSKYKNPLFELTLKHPPSNSNKRTFSEEEDRFLLITLSKYDLGRDDLYDMIRDEIRDSPFFELDFFFQSRTPLELARRAFTLLQCIEKESQSGIVGPEFNEKKPKAVKGEKRGPSNDNKDRKPAIKKIKLTMNQKISNEGKKDIAISEEKETTTAAEDKQEIMEDKQEVTEENQEAHRTVGETNEESHKESQNEVDTDTKEEHIEPKEEHTEPKEESTNDSKSSAQGVTEGKVAPPVVLEP; this comes from the coding sequence ATGACGACTACACCAGCAATGTCCAATTCTAACTACTTAATCACTGATCCCaaaaggaagaaagaaCAATTTGATATCGAAAGCACAGTAAAACGATTCAAACATTTACTATCATTAAGTGGACTATTCAAacatttcattgaaaataaagcTCAAAAAGATGAGAAGTTCGCCAAAGTTTTGACCATCTTGAATAACGATGATGATtctaagaagaaaaattcacaaaagaaaagaaggaagactgaaagagaagaagatgcTGAATTACTGaaagaggaagaaattgaaaccACTGAAGATACTAACGATGAAGTCGGATTCCAATTTAGAGAATCTCCCACTTATATCCATGGTGAGTTGAGACCTTATCAAATTCAAGGTTTGAATTGGTTAGTGTCATTACATACCAATGGGATCGCAGGTATCTTAGCTGATGAAATGGGGTTGGGGAAAACTTTACAAACAATTGCATTCTTGGGTTATTTAAGATatatggaaaatattaatggTCCATTCTTGGTTATTGCTCCAAAGTCAACTCTAAATAATTGGCTTAGagaaatcaataaatgGACTCCTGATGTGAAGGCATTTGTCTTACAAGGTGATAAACAAGAAAGAGCTGATATCATAAAGGATAAGTTATTAACATGTGATTTTGATATCGTGGTGGCATCATATGAAATTACCATTAGAGAAAAAGCAGCTCTtaaaaagatgaattggCAATATATTGTCATTGATGAAGCTCATagaattaaaaatgaagaatcattattatctcaAGTGTTAAGAGAGTTTACATCTCGTAATAGATTGTTAATTACAGGGACTccattacaaaataatttacatGAATTATGGGCACTATTGAATTTCTTACTACCGGATATCTTTTCAGATTCACAAGATTTTGATGATTGGTTCTCATCAGAGACTTCAGAGGAAGATCAAGATAAAGTCGTTAAACAATTACATACAGTCCTACAACCATTCTTACTGCGTAGAATCAAAAGTGATGTAGAAACTTCATTGTTACCAAAGAAGGAATTAAATTTGTACGTAGGAATGTCCTCCATGCAAAAGAAATGGtataaacaaattttaGAAAAAGATTTGGATGCAGTTAATGGGTCCAATCCTAATAAAGAATCCAAGACAAGgttattaaatattgtaATGCAATTAAGAAAATGTTGTAATCATCCGTACCTTTTCGATGGTGCTGAACCAGGTCCACCTTATACTACTGATGAACATTTGGTATATAACTCTGCAAAATTGAAAGTccttgataaattattgaaaaaaatgaaagagGAGGGATCGAGAGTTTTAATCTTCAGTCAAATGTCAAGAGTATTAGATATATTAGAAGATTATTGTTTCTTCAGAGGTTATAAATATTGTAGAATTGATGGGTCCACAGACCATGAAGATAGAATCAAATCCATTGATGATTATAATTCTCCAGATTCtgataaattcattttcttattaACCACTCGTGCTGGTGGTTTAGGTATTAACTTAACTAGTGCAGATGTCGTCGTCTTATATGATTCTGATTGGAATCCACAAGCTGATTTACAAGCCATGGATAGAGCTCATAGAATTGGTCAAAAGAAGCAAGTGAAAGTATTCAGATTTGTTACGAATAATTCAGTTGAGGAAAAAATCTTGGAAAGAGCAACACAAAAATTAAGACTGGATCAATTAGTCattcaacaaaagaaaactctgaaaaaggaaaacaGAAAAGAGGCAAAGGATGctttattatcaatgatTCAACATGGTGCTGCTGATATTTTCATGAGTGCTTCTACAGCTTCTTCATCTCCAACCCCTTCAGCCACTACAAGCCAATCTGAGCCTGATGCAGTAGAGGATGTTGATTTACAGAGTATCTTAACCATGTCAGAAGATAAAACGAAATCCTTGAATGCTAAATATGAGACTTTAGGTTTAgatgatttacaaaaattcaACCAGGAATCAGCATATGAGTGGGATGGACAAAATTTTAAGAAACAAACACAAAAAGGTATTATTGACCCAACATGGATACAACCGACAAAACGTGAACGTAAGGAAAATTATTCCattgataattattatagaGATGTATTAACTACGAAAAAGGCTGTTACTCCATTACAACCAAGGATGCCTAAACCTAAAGTATTTTACAGTCATCAGTTACATTCACCATTACtaaatgaattatatgaaaaagATCGTATGTGGATTGCaaaaaagacaaaataTGTTCCAACATTAGATGATGTTAAAGTGACATATGGAGAAGATTTAACCAATGCCGAAATGAAGGATAAATTGAAGTTATTGAAGGAATCTATTGATAAAGCACAACCTTTGAcagaggaagaagaaaaatctAAGCAAGAATTAGAAGCAAAGGGGTTTTCAAACTGGAATAAAACAGAGTTTAGAAAATTCATAACGTTATCTGGTAAATATGGTAGGAATTCCATTCAAGCCATTGCTACCGAGCTAGCCCAAACCAAAAGTGTTCAAGATGTTCGTGATTATGCGAAAGCGTTTTGGGCTAATTTGGATTCTATCGAGGATTCTGATAAATATGTTAAATTGATTGAAGCTGATGAAGAgaagttgaagaaattaaagttACAACAAGAAGCTTTACGTCTTAAGGTATCCAAATATAAGAAtccattatttgaattaacATTAAAGCATCCACCTTCGAATAGTAACAAGAGAACGTTTTCTGAAGAGGAGGATagatttttattaattacactttcaaaatatgattTAGGTCGTGACGATCTTTATGATATGATTCGTGATGAGATCAGAGACTCACCCTTTTTTGAACtagatttctttttccaaaGTAGAACTCCGTTAGAACTTGCTAGACGAGCATTTACTCTGTTGCAATGTATCGAAAAGGAGAGTCAATCGGGTATTGTTGGTCCAGAATTCAATGAGAAGAAACCAAAGGCAGTTAAAGGGGAAAAGAGAGGCCCTTCCAATGATAATAAGGATAGGAAACCGGCGATTAAGAAGATTAAATTAACGATGAATCAAAAGATATCTAACGAAGGAAAGAAGGACATAGCTATATCTGAAGAGAaggaaacaacaacagcagcagaggataaacaagaaataatgGAAGATAAACAGGAAGTAACGgaagaaaatcaagaagCACATCGAACTGTTGGAGAAACTAACGAGGAATCTCACAAAGAATCTCAAAATGAGGTTGATACCGACACCAAGGAGGAGCACATAGAGCCCAAGGAGGAGCACACAGAGCCCAAGGAGGAATCTACCAACGACAGTAAAAGTAGTGCACAAGGGGTAACGGAAGGAAAGGTAGCCCCTCCAGTTGTCCTTGAGCCATGA
- the SEH1 gene encoding Seh1p (similar to Saccharomyces cerevisiae SEH1 (YGL100W); ancestral locus Anc_6.159), which produces MHGMRPFDSGHEDLVHDVVYDFYGRHVATCSSDQHIKVFKLDKDTSEWQLSDSWKAHDSSIVSLDWASPEYGRIIVSASYDKTIKLWEENPDQEECSGRRWNKLCTLNDSKGSLYCVKFAPPHLGLKISCIGNDGVLRIYEALEPSDLRSWALTSEIKVLPVPPANHLQSDFCLSWCPSHSSTEKLAVCALDQALIYQRGKDGKLQVVAKLNGHKGLIRSISWAPSIGRWYQLIATGCKDGKLRIFKVTEKLSETSSSSAQDSSYGEHDSDTFMYGEEKEASSLQPSISVELLSEHDDHKSEIWSVSWNLTGTILSSAGDDGKVRLWKSTYSNEFKCMSVISAKA; this is translated from the coding sequence ATGCATGGAATGAGACCATTCGATAGTGGCCATGAAGACTTGGTCCATGACGTTGTTTACGATTTCTACGGAAGACATGTCGCGACATGTTCATCAGATCAACACATCAAAGTTTTCAAACTAGATAAAGATACCAGTGAATGGCAATTAAGTGATTCATGGAAGGCTCATGATAGTAGTATTGTTTCACTTGATTGGGCTAGTCCTGAGTATGGGCGCATTATCGTTTCAGCTTCTTATGATAAGACTATCAAACTTTGGGAAGAGAATCCTGACCAAGAAGAATGTTCTGGCCGTCGTTGGAATAAATTATGTACGTTAAATGATTCTAAAGGATCATTGTATTGTGTTAAGTTTGCTCCACCTCATTTGGGGTTGAAAATATCGTGTATCGGTAATGATGGTGTGTTGAGAATTTATGAAGCGTTGGAACCATCAGATTTGAGGTCTTGGGCTTTGACATCGGAAATTAAAGTATTACCTGTACCACCAGCTAATCATTTACAATCTGACTTTTGTTTGTCATGGTGTCCCTCTCATTCTTCTACTGAAAAATTGGCAGTTTGCGCCTTAGATCAAGctttaatatatcaaaGAGGTAAAGATGGGAAATTACAAGTGGTTGCAAAGTTGAATGGACACAAAGGTTTGATTAGATCTATTAGTTGGGCACCTTCCATAGGAAGATGGTACCAACTGATTGCTACTGGTTGTAAAGATGGGAAACTTCGTATTTTCAAAGTGACTGAAAAGCTTTCAGAGACGTCCTCATCATCGGCACAGGATTCTTCATATGGAGAACATGACAGTGATACGTTTATGTACGGGGAAGAGAAGGAAGCATCAAGTTTACAACCTTCAATTAGTGTGGAATTGTTAAGTGAACATGATGATCATAAATCAGAAATATGGTCTGTATCGTGGAATCTAACCGGTACAATATTAAGCAGTGCAGGTGACGATGGTAAAGTACGTTTATGGAAATCTACAtattcaaatgaatttaagTGCATGTCAGTAATCAGTGCAAAAGCATAA